From the Leptospira kirschneri serovar Cynopteri str. 3522 CT genome, one window contains:
- the fliW gene encoding flagellar assembly protein FliW: MGIEIQTKPFGKMQISEKQILSFPEGLLGFEEYKKFALIEEEEESVFKWLQSIEEVDLAFVVIPPSLFKKEYKPLIPEQELLGIGINEIKESLTLVIVTVPGEDPSMMTANTQGPILINKETLIGKQFISRNESHSVREKILESAAVEIG, from the coding sequence ATGGGAATCGAGATTCAAACAAAACCGTTCGGTAAAATGCAAATATCCGAAAAACAAATCTTATCTTTTCCGGAAGGTTTATTAGGATTTGAAGAATATAAAAAATTCGCATTGATCGAAGAAGAAGAGGAATCCGTTTTTAAATGGCTTCAATCGATTGAAGAAGTCGATCTTGCGTTTGTGGTAATTCCTCCTTCTCTTTTTAAAAAAGAATACAAACCTTTGATACCGGAACAGGAACTACTCGGAATTGGGATAAACGAGATAAAAGAAAGTCTAACGTTGGTGATCGTAACGGTTCCAGGAGAAGATCCTTCGATGATGACCGCAAATACTCAAGGTCCGATTCTGATCAATAAAGAAACACTTATAGGAAAACAATTCATTTCTAGAAACGAATCTCATTCGGTTCGAGAAAAAATTCTCGAATCAGCAGCGGTGGAGATCGGTTAG
- the csrA gene encoding carbon storage regulator CsrA, with translation MLVLARRTNESIMIGDDIEIVIVDIKGDQVKIGVKAPRDVSVHRAEVYKDIQEENKKAAETKIKPADLGKIGNILKKKDSGKKE, from the coding sequence GTGCTGGTTTTAGCGAGAAGAACGAACGAATCGATTATGATCGGAGATGATATAGAAATTGTCATCGTCGATATAAAAGGCGATCAGGTTAAGATTGGAGTTAAGGCGCCTAGGGATGTTTCGGTACACAGAGCCGAAGTTTATAAAGATATTCAGGAAGAAAATAAAAAAGCCGCAGAAACCAAAATCAAACCAGCGGATCTCGGTAAGATAGGAAACATTTTGAAAAAGAAAGATTCTGGAAAAAAAGAATAA
- a CDS encoding LA_1326/LA_4305 family lipoprotein gives MSFLINQIVIILFLFFSISCFSGIRKELNYFSDTIAFYSFENGPDLPNWLDRSATYINNEKRDHFKTAIMDALNRMGNRNDSLVNGSILRIFSKELSEEIAERSYQNFERFPNQTYQLWILKKEDYINPGRRIRRTVFLLYPTIDSIHFIFLELNQFIDFQTIYTFQDWSNYSLSESNIKSYLEIFIPDSAIGTLSYYKDVTGESKKFHVVYKTIVSTSEQDKIKEQNKETGTDSREAEKRLMELKRLLDKKLISEEEFKKKREEILKSL, from the coding sequence ATGAGTTTTTTAATAAATCAAATAGTAATTATATTATTTCTTTTTTTTTCGATTTCTTGTTTTTCTGGAATTCGTAAAGAGCTAAATTATTTTTCTGATACAATCGCATTCTATTCGTTTGAAAATGGTCCTGATCTGCCCAATTGGTTGGATCGGAGCGCAACCTATATAAACAACGAAAAACGGGATCATTTTAAAACTGCAATTATGGACGCTTTGAATCGAATGGGAAATCGAAATGATTCCTTAGTGAATGGATCGATATTGAGAATTTTTTCGAAAGAATTGAGTGAAGAAATTGCAGAGCGTTCTTATCAAAACTTTGAACGTTTTCCTAATCAAACTTATCAACTATGGATATTAAAAAAGGAAGACTATATCAATCCGGGTAGGAGAATTCGAAGGACTGTATTTTTACTCTATCCTACAATAGATTCAATTCACTTTATATTTTTGGAATTGAACCAATTCATAGACTTTCAAACTATTTATACGTTTCAGGATTGGTCTAATTATTCATTATCGGAATCAAATATCAAATCTTACTTGGAAATTTTTATCCCGGATTCGGCAATTGGAACATTATCTTATTATAAAGATGTTACTGGTGAATCTAAAAAATTTCACGTCGTTTATAAAACTATCGTTTCTACATCCGAACAGGATAAGATCAAAGAACAAAATAAAGAAACAGGAACAGATTCTAGAGAAGCTGAAAAAAGACTGATGGAATTGAAGCGATTGTTAGATAAAAAATTGATTTCCGAGGAAGAATTTAAAAAGAAACGAGAAGAAATTTTAAAATCGCTTTAA
- a CDS encoding monovalent cation:proton antiporter-2 (CPA2) family protein, with amino-acid sequence MLNYNLLINLIVFLSAAVISVPLFKKIGLGSVVGYLVGGTIIGPWGIGLITDVDSILHLSEFGVVLLLFLIGLELKPQRLWILRRPVFGLGGLQVVLTSLTFFILLSFLGLEKRQAIVISISISLSSTAFALQVLGEKNELNTTHGRSAFAILLFQDLAVIPIMATLSFLTESTSDPESHGSIKEILFAIGTIIAVILAGRFLARPLFKLVASSGNHEIFTALSLLIVIGVSILMNQVGLSMALGSFLGGVILADSEYRHELESNLEPFKGLFLGLFFLAVGMSINLGEVLKDPILVILLAFILIFVKAIILYSIGIITKHSKEVSLNLSTIISQGGEFAFVILGVGVSLSILPKEKADLVIAVVTFSMGLTPVLGILKDKTAKWIFKENQNLKEDTIEEQNRVIVVGFGRFGQIIARMLFVHKIGFTALEHNPDQVNLARKFGYKIYYGDASKLSLLRSAGAEHADLFILAIQDIDISVKIAELIKKNFPNLTIIARARNREHVFKLMELGIQIIRRDTFASALELAGETLSQLGFMDSEVEKKVKKFRAHDELTLKGQFQIRGNEKEFIQFSKNSMRQLEDAFEADRQEKEGKIAG; translated from the coding sequence ATGCTAAATTATAATTTACTTATAAACCTTATTGTATTTCTTTCTGCAGCAGTAATTTCAGTACCTTTGTTCAAAAAAATTGGATTAGGTTCCGTAGTAGGTTATCTCGTTGGTGGAACTATAATCGGTCCTTGGGGAATAGGTTTAATCACCGACGTGGATAGTATTTTACATCTTTCCGAATTTGGGGTTGTCTTACTTTTATTTTTAATAGGACTTGAATTAAAACCTCAAAGACTTTGGATTTTGAGAAGGCCCGTTTTCGGCTTGGGAGGTCTTCAAGTCGTTTTAACTTCTCTTACTTTTTTTATATTACTTTCTTTCTTAGGTTTGGAAAAACGCCAAGCAATTGTAATCAGCATTAGTATTTCATTATCTTCTACTGCATTTGCTCTTCAAGTTTTGGGAGAAAAAAACGAACTCAATACTACACACGGCAGAAGCGCTTTTGCGATTCTTCTGTTCCAAGATTTAGCAGTAATTCCAATTATGGCTACACTTTCCTTTTTAACCGAATCTACCTCCGATCCGGAATCTCATGGAAGTATAAAGGAAATCTTATTTGCTATCGGAACAATTATTGCCGTTATTTTAGCGGGAAGGTTTTTAGCGAGACCTTTGTTTAAGTTAGTCGCTTCCAGTGGGAATCATGAAATTTTCACTGCCCTGTCCCTTTTGATCGTTATCGGAGTTTCGATTCTAATGAATCAAGTAGGATTATCGATGGCCCTTGGATCTTTTTTAGGAGGAGTTATACTTGCGGACTCTGAATACAGACACGAATTAGAATCCAATCTAGAACCGTTTAAAGGATTATTTCTTGGATTATTTTTTTTAGCCGTCGGAATGTCTATCAATCTGGGAGAAGTTTTAAAAGACCCGATCCTTGTAATATTACTTGCATTTATTTTAATATTCGTTAAAGCGATTATTTTGTATTCCATCGGTATAATTACTAAACATTCTAAGGAAGTCTCTCTTAATCTTTCCACGATCATCTCACAAGGTGGCGAATTTGCATTTGTAATTTTAGGAGTTGGAGTATCCCTATCCATTCTTCCAAAAGAAAAAGCTGATTTAGTAATTGCAGTTGTAACTTTTTCCATGGGTTTAACTCCCGTCCTTGGAATTCTCAAAGATAAAACGGCCAAATGGATTTTCAAAGAAAATCAAAATTTAAAAGAAGATACTATAGAAGAGCAGAATCGAGTTATCGTGGTCGGCTTTGGAAGATTTGGCCAGATTATTGCGAGAATGCTTTTCGTTCACAAGATCGGTTTTACTGCATTGGAGCATAACCCTGACCAAGTGAACTTAGCAAGAAAATTCGGTTATAAGATCTACTACGGAGACGCAAGTAAATTAAGTCTTTTAAGGTCCGCTGGCGCGGAACATGCAGATTTATTTATATTAGCTATTCAGGATATTGATATTTCGGTAAAAATCGCCGAATTGATTAAAAAAAATTTCCCGAATTTGACCATCATAGCGAGAGCGAGAAATCGGGAACACGTTTTCAAACTAATGGAACTAGGAATTCAAATTATTCGTAGAGATACTTTCGCCTCTGCATTGGAATTAGCCGGAGAAACTTTGAGTCAATTAGGTTTTATGGATTCCGAAGTGGAAAAGAAAGTTAAAAAGTTCAGGGCTCACGACGAATTGACTTTGAAAGGTCAATTCCAAATTCGAGGAAACGAAAAAGAATTTATTCAATTTTCTAAAAATTCAATGCGTCAATTAGAAGACGCTTTTGAAGCAGATCGTCAGGAAAAAGAAGGAAAGATTGCTGGATAA
- a CDS encoding type 1 glutamine amidotransferase domain-containing protein, with amino-acid sequence MISTYKVLIPLPSVDFDPSEASIPWKILKENGYEVFFATPNGKPGSADFRMLTGKGLGIWKPILIAHKKARTAYNEMISDPNFQNPISYKDLKTENFAGLILPGGHAPGMKEYLESEELQKFVGSFFATGKPVGAICHGVVLAARSKLPGTNRSILYGKKTTALLKSQEMAAWNLTRLWLGNYYRTYPQTVEEEVRSALKDPNDFHFGPKPIFRDNHKKLKRGHSITDGNYVSSRWPGDAHSFTVSFMKLFSNR; translated from the coding sequence ATGATCTCTACTTATAAAGTTTTAATTCCCTTACCTTCCGTCGATTTCGATCCTTCCGAAGCTTCAATTCCTTGGAAAATATTAAAGGAAAATGGTTATGAAGTATTTTTTGCAACCCCAAACGGCAAACCTGGATCTGCTGATTTTAGAATGCTTACTGGAAAAGGTCTTGGAATTTGGAAACCGATTTTAATCGCTCATAAAAAAGCCAGAACCGCTTACAATGAAATGATCTCCGATCCGAACTTTCAGAATCCAATCTCTTATAAAGATTTAAAAACGGAGAATTTTGCAGGACTCATTCTTCCAGGTGGGCACGCTCCGGGAATGAAAGAATACTTAGAATCAGAAGAATTACAAAAATTTGTAGGTTCATTTTTTGCTACTGGTAAACCTGTCGGAGCAATTTGTCACGGTGTCGTTTTAGCAGCTCGTAGTAAATTACCTGGAACTAATCGTTCTATTCTTTACGGAAAAAAAACTACGGCTCTTTTAAAATCTCAAGAAATGGCGGCTTGGAACCTTACTAGACTTTGGTTGGGAAATTATTATAGAACTTATCCTCAAACCGTTGAAGAAGAAGTAAGATCGGCTCTAAAAGATCCGAATGATTTTCACTTCGGCCCAAAACCAATCTTTAGAGACAATCATAAAAAATTAAAAAGGGGTCATTCAATCACGGACGGAAATTACGTTTCTTCTCGTTGGCCGGGAGACGCACATTCTTTCACAGTTTCTTTTATGAAGTTATTTTCAAATCGTTAA